From a region of the Takifugu flavidus isolate HTHZ2018 chromosome 20, ASM371156v2, whole genome shotgun sequence genome:
- the gpsm1b gene encoding G-protein-signaling modulator 1b isoform X2, with amino-acid sequence MANGVDQDLGSKRLHSRMEASCLELALEGERLCKAGDFKGGTAFFEAAVQVGTEDLKTLSAIYSQLGNAYFYLKEYGKALEYHRHDLTLARTIGDRIGEGKASGNLGNTLKVLGRFDEAVVCCQRHLDISQEQGDKVGEARALYNIGNVFHAKGKQQLWGCTQEPGELPPDVRDTLQRATGFYEMNLCLVKELGDRAAQGRAYGNLGNTHYLLGNFLEAIKFHRQRLSIAKEFGDKAAERRAYSNLGNALIFLGQFTSATEYYRKTLQLSRQLRDQVMEAQACYSLGNTYTLLQEYERAIDYHLKHLYIAQELNDRVGEGRACWSLGNAYVSLGDHKQALHYARKHLDISKEIGDRNGELTARMNVEQLMEALGVSESDLSPSSSEFEMQGARPKLTKRNSMDSVELWKFSTVKNGENQDSESIPRRSKSQLSQPGKRKGYPDSQSSDERPWLDSPVDADDITVQVPPPVAKLGRDPSDEDCFFDLLSKFQSSRMDDQRCHLDEPQNGEDPAITTSPQTEELFDLIASSQSRRLDDQRVNVGSLPGLRITQNNLGHLVGEGDLQEPSDDFFNMLIKCQSSRIDDQRCSPPEAGQHAPTVPDEDFFSLIQRVQAKRMDEQRVQLPSDDQDDPESPDPE; translated from the exons ATGGCTAACGGTGTGGACCAGGACCTGGGCAGCAAGAGGTTGCACTCAAG GATGGAGGCCTCCTGCCTGGAGTTGGCTCTGGAAGGGGAACGGCTGTGCAAGGCCGGCGACTTCAAAGGCGGGACGGCGTTTTTTGAGGCGGCCGTCCAGGTCGGCACGGAAGACCTGAAGACCCTCAGCGCCATCTACAGCCAGCTGGGCAATGCCTACTTCTACCTCAAGGAGTATGGAAAAGCCCTGGAATACCACAGGCACGATCTTACATTGGCAAG AACAATAGGGGACAGAATCGGAGAGGGAAAAGCCAGTGGAAACCTCGGTAACACGTTAAAAGTCCTGGGCCGATTTGATGAGGCTGTTGTTTGCTGTCAGAGACATCTGGATATTTCTCAAGAACAGGGTGACAAG GTTGGAGAGGCCAGAGCGCTGTATAACATCGGGAACGTGTTCCACGCAAAGGGCAAACAGCAGTTATGGGGCTGCACCCAGGAACCAGGGGAGCTCCCTCCAGATGTCAGAGACACACTCCAAAGGGCTACTGGCTTTTATGA GATGAACTTGTGTCTGGTCAAAGAACTCGGGGATCGCGCCGCTCAGGGGCGAGCCTATGGGAACCTGGGAAACACCCACTATCTCCTGGGAAACTTTTTGGAAGCAATCAAATTTCATCGTCAG CGATTGTCCATAGCTAAAGAATTTGGGGATAAAGCTGCAGAGAGGCGAGCCTACAGTAATTTGGGCAATGCCCTGATTTTCCTGGGCCAGTTCACCTCAGCTACAGAGTACTACAG GAAAACATTACAGTTGTCCAGGCAGCTGAGAGACCAAGTGATGGAGGCTCAGGCTTGTTACAGCCTTGGGAACACCTATACTCTTCTGCAAGAGTATGAGAGAGCCATCGACTACCATCTGAAACATCTGTACATCGCCCAGGAGCTTAATGACAG AGTTGGTGAAGGCCGGGCCTGCTGGAGTTTGGGAAATGCATACGTCTCTTTAGGGGACCACAAACAAGCTCTTCACTATGCACGAAAGCACCTGGACATCTCAAAAGAA ATTGGGGACAGGAATGGGGAACTGACGGCGAGGATGAACGtggagcagctgatggaggctcTGGGGGTCAGCGAAAGTGAtctgtcaccatccagttcagAGTTTGAAATGCAAG GTGCAAGACCCAAGCTGACAAAGAGAAACAGCATGGACAGTGTCGAACTGTGGAAGTTCTCCACAGTCAAG AACGGTGAGAACCAAGACTCTGAGAGCATACCCAGGAGAAGCAAGAGTCAGCTTTCACAGCCGGGCAAAAGGAAAGGCTATCCTGACAGTCAGTCATCGGATGAGAGGCCGTGGCTGGACTCACCTGTAGACGCCGATGACATCACTGTCCAAGTGCCGCCTCCGGTGGCC AAGCTTGGCCGTGACCCCTCCGATGAAGACTGCTTCTTCGACCTCCTCAGCAAGTTTCAGAGCAGCCGTATGGACGACCAGCGCTGCCACCTCGATGAGCCACAAAATGGCGAAG ATCCTGCCATTACCACCTCCCCCCAGACTGAGGAGCTGTTTGACCTGATTGCGAGCTCTCAGAGCCGCCGCCTCGACGACCAGCGGGTTAATGTCGGGAGCCTCCCAGGCCTGAGGATCACCCAGAACAATCTTGGTCACCTGGTGGGCGAGGGAGACCTTCAGGAGCCCAGCGATGACTTCTTCAACATGCTTATTAAGTGCCAG TCCTCCAGAATAGACGATCAGCGCTGCTCCCCACCTGAAGCAGGCCAGCACGCCCCCACTGTGCCTGATGAAGACTTCTTCAGTCTAATCCAGAGAGTGCAGGCCAAACGTATGGATGAGCAGCGCGTGCAGTTGCCCTCGGATGACCAGGACGACCCCGAGTCCCCCGATCCAGAATGA
- the gpsm1b gene encoding G-protein-signaling modulator 1b isoform X1, with product MANGVDQDLGSKRLHSRMEASCLELALEGERLCKAGDFKGGTAFFEAAVQVGTEDLKTLSAIYSQLGNAYFYLKEYGKALEYHRHDLTLARTIGDRIGEGKASGNLGNTLKVLGRFDEAVVCCQRHLDISQEQGDKVGEARALYNIGNVFHAKGKQQLWGCTQEPGELPPDVRDTLQRATGFYEMNLCLVKELGDRAAQGRAYGNLGNTHYLLGNFLEAIKFHRQRLSIAKEFGDKAAERRAYSNLGNALIFLGQFTSATEYYRKTLQLSRQLRDQVMEAQACYSLGNTYTLLQEYERAIDYHLKHLYIAQELNDRVGEGRACWSLGNAYVSLGDHKQALHYARKHLDISKEIGDRNGELTARMNVEQLMEALGVSESDLSPSSSEFEMQGARPKLTKRNSMDSVELWKFSTVKNGENQDSESIPRRSKSQLSQPGKRKGYPDSQSSDERPWLDSPVDADDITVQVPPPVAKLGRDPSDEDCFFDLLSKFQSSRMDDQRCHLDEPQNGEGAANSTPSLNDMIDPAITTSPQTEELFDLIASSQSRRLDDQRVNVGSLPGLRITQNNLGHLVGEGDLQEPSDDFFNMLIKCQSSRIDDQRCSPPEAGQHAPTVPDEDFFSLIQRVQAKRMDEQRVQLPSDDQDDPESPDPE from the exons ATGGCTAACGGTGTGGACCAGGACCTGGGCAGCAAGAGGTTGCACTCAAG GATGGAGGCCTCCTGCCTGGAGTTGGCTCTGGAAGGGGAACGGCTGTGCAAGGCCGGCGACTTCAAAGGCGGGACGGCGTTTTTTGAGGCGGCCGTCCAGGTCGGCACGGAAGACCTGAAGACCCTCAGCGCCATCTACAGCCAGCTGGGCAATGCCTACTTCTACCTCAAGGAGTATGGAAAAGCCCTGGAATACCACAGGCACGATCTTACATTGGCAAG AACAATAGGGGACAGAATCGGAGAGGGAAAAGCCAGTGGAAACCTCGGTAACACGTTAAAAGTCCTGGGCCGATTTGATGAGGCTGTTGTTTGCTGTCAGAGACATCTGGATATTTCTCAAGAACAGGGTGACAAG GTTGGAGAGGCCAGAGCGCTGTATAACATCGGGAACGTGTTCCACGCAAAGGGCAAACAGCAGTTATGGGGCTGCACCCAGGAACCAGGGGAGCTCCCTCCAGATGTCAGAGACACACTCCAAAGGGCTACTGGCTTTTATGA GATGAACTTGTGTCTGGTCAAAGAACTCGGGGATCGCGCCGCTCAGGGGCGAGCCTATGGGAACCTGGGAAACACCCACTATCTCCTGGGAAACTTTTTGGAAGCAATCAAATTTCATCGTCAG CGATTGTCCATAGCTAAAGAATTTGGGGATAAAGCTGCAGAGAGGCGAGCCTACAGTAATTTGGGCAATGCCCTGATTTTCCTGGGCCAGTTCACCTCAGCTACAGAGTACTACAG GAAAACATTACAGTTGTCCAGGCAGCTGAGAGACCAAGTGATGGAGGCTCAGGCTTGTTACAGCCTTGGGAACACCTATACTCTTCTGCAAGAGTATGAGAGAGCCATCGACTACCATCTGAAACATCTGTACATCGCCCAGGAGCTTAATGACAG AGTTGGTGAAGGCCGGGCCTGCTGGAGTTTGGGAAATGCATACGTCTCTTTAGGGGACCACAAACAAGCTCTTCACTATGCACGAAAGCACCTGGACATCTCAAAAGAA ATTGGGGACAGGAATGGGGAACTGACGGCGAGGATGAACGtggagcagctgatggaggctcTGGGGGTCAGCGAAAGTGAtctgtcaccatccagttcagAGTTTGAAATGCAAG GTGCAAGACCCAAGCTGACAAAGAGAAACAGCATGGACAGTGTCGAACTGTGGAAGTTCTCCACAGTCAAG AACGGTGAGAACCAAGACTCTGAGAGCATACCCAGGAGAAGCAAGAGTCAGCTTTCACAGCCGGGCAAAAGGAAAGGCTATCCTGACAGTCAGTCATCGGATGAGAGGCCGTGGCTGGACTCACCTGTAGACGCCGATGACATCACTGTCCAAGTGCCGCCTCCGGTGGCC AAGCTTGGCCGTGACCCCTCCGATGAAGACTGCTTCTTCGACCTCCTCAGCAAGTTTCAGAGCAGCCGTATGGACGACCAGCGCTGCCACCTCGATGAGCCACAAAATGGCGAAGGTGCCGCGAATTCCACGCCATCCCTGAATGACATGATTG ATCCTGCCATTACCACCTCCCCCCAGACTGAGGAGCTGTTTGACCTGATTGCGAGCTCTCAGAGCCGCCGCCTCGACGACCAGCGGGTTAATGTCGGGAGCCTCCCAGGCCTGAGGATCACCCAGAACAATCTTGGTCACCTGGTGGGCGAGGGAGACCTTCAGGAGCCCAGCGATGACTTCTTCAACATGCTTATTAAGTGCCAG TCCTCCAGAATAGACGATCAGCGCTGCTCCCCACCTGAAGCAGGCCAGCACGCCCCCACTGTGCCTGATGAAGACTTCTTCAGTCTAATCCAGAGAGTGCAGGCCAAACGTATGGATGAGCAGCGCGTGCAGTTGCCCTCGGATGACCAGGACGACCCCGAGTCCCCCGATCCAGAATGA
- the ak1 gene encoding adenylate kinase isoenzyme 1, with the protein MADKIKDAKIIFVVGGPGSGKGTQCEKIVAKYGYTHLSSGDLLRAEVASGSERGKQLQAIMQKGELVPLDTVLDMIKDAMIAKADVSKGFLIDGYPREVKQGEEFEKKIGKPCLLLYVDARGETMVKRLMKRGETSGRSDDNEETIKKRLDLYYKATEPVIAFYENRGIVRKVDSELPVDEVFGQVSKVIDALQ; encoded by the exons ATGGCAG ACAAAATTAAAGATGCCAAGATCATCTTTGTCGTGG GTGGGCCTGGTTCTGGAAAGGGCACTCAGTGTGAGAAAATAGTTGCAAAGTATGGCTACACTCATCTGTCATCCGGGGATCTGCTCCGTGCTGAAGTGGCCTCTGGCTCCGAGAGGGGCAAGCAGCTCCAGGCCATCATGCAGAAGGGAGAGCTTGTTCCCCTG GACACCGTCTTAGACATGATTAAGGATGCCATGATCGCCAAGGCCGACGTGTCCAAGGGCTTCCTCATTGACGGCTACCCCCGTGAGGTGAAGCAGGGCGAGGAGTTTGAGAAGAAG ATCGGCAAACCCTGCCTGCTGCTGTACGTCGACGCCAGAGGGGAGACCATGGTCAAGAGGCTTATGAAGCGCGGCGAGACCAGCGGACGCTCGGACGACAACGAGGAGACCATCAAGAAGCGCCTGGACTTGTATTACAAAGCGACCGAGCCCGTCATTGCCTTCTACGAGAACCGCGGCATTGTCAGAAAG GTCGACTCCGAGCTGCCCGTGGACGAGGTTTTCGGTCAAGTCAGCAAAGTCATTGATGCGCTGCAGTAA